In Banduia mediterranea, a single window of DNA contains:
- a CDS encoding DUF1329 domain-containing protein: MKTKMMLTLGSLLLAAGSAHAAVSADQAAQLGASLTPIGAEKAGNADGTIPAWDGGLTQVQPGFKTGGAYPDPYASEKPKFTISKANLAQYKEHLSPGQIAMFERYPNWKMRVFPTHRSAAMPQGFYDETKANATKVNLVENGNGFEGTTGGTPFPIPQDGLEAIWNHLTTYNGDTYATSWAQAAVTAGGDYNLVRLDYEYDFLYSNQQRKPEERDTERLLYFLQIVKDPPRLAGSILLVHDYTNQIKNPRKAWTYNPGQRRVRLAPSVSYDNPGTASDALRTNDDFGMYNGATDRYDWKLVGKKEMYIPYNSYQIASPDYKIKDVLQPGHINPDLGRYELHRVWVVDATLKDGTSHLYKRRTFYIDEDSWRVHLVDKYDNRDQLWRFAELHTQEYYDVPFLGPALEVHYDLQSGRYIAMNIKNEDDSGYHAVKRNDSDFTPSTLRDKGKR, from the coding sequence ATGAAAACCAAGATGATGTTGACCCTCGGCAGCCTGCTGCTGGCTGCCGGCAGCGCCCACGCCGCCGTGTCCGCCGACCAGGCCGCGCAACTCGGCGCCAGCCTGACGCCGATCGGCGCCGAGAAAGCCGGCAATGCCGACGGCACGATTCCCGCCTGGGATGGAGGCCTCACCCAGGTGCAGCCGGGTTTCAAGACCGGCGGCGCCTATCCGGACCCCTACGCCAGCGAGAAGCCCAAATTCACGATCAGCAAGGCCAACCTGGCGCAGTACAAGGAGCACCTGTCGCCGGGCCAGATCGCGATGTTCGAGCGCTATCCGAACTGGAAGATGCGCGTGTTCCCGACGCATCGCAGCGCCGCGATGCCGCAGGGCTTCTATGACGAAACCAAGGCCAACGCCACCAAGGTGAATCTGGTGGAAAACGGCAACGGCTTCGAAGGCACCACCGGCGGCACGCCATTCCCGATTCCGCAGGACGGCCTGGAAGCCATCTGGAATCACCTCACCACCTACAACGGTGATACCTACGCCACGTCCTGGGCGCAGGCCGCCGTCACCGCCGGCGGTGACTACAACCTGGTGCGCCTCGATTACGAGTACGACTTCCTCTACAGCAACCAGCAGCGCAAGCCGGAAGAGCGCGACACCGAACGTCTGCTGTACTTCCTGCAGATCGTGAAGGATCCGCCCCGTCTGGCCGGCAGCATCCTGCTGGTCCACGACTACACCAACCAGATCAAGAACCCGCGCAAGGCCTGGACCTACAACCCCGGCCAGCGGCGCGTGCGTCTGGCGCCGAGCGTGTCGTATGACAATCCCGGCACCGCCTCCGACGCGCTGCGGACCAACGACGACTTCGGCATGTACAACGGCGCCACCGATCGCTACGACTGGAAGCTGGTCGGCAAGAAGGAGATGTACATCCCGTACAACAGCTACCAGATCGCCAGCCCCGACTACAAGATCAAGGACGTGCTGCAGCCCGGACACATCAACCCGGACCTCGGACGCTACGAACTGCATCGTGTCTGGGTGGTCGACGCCACGCTCAAGGACGGCACCTCGCACCTCTACAAGCGCCGCACCTTCTACATCGACGAAGACAGCTGGCGGGTCCATCTGGTCGACAAGTACGACAACCGTGACCAGCTGTGGCGCTTCGCCGAACTGCACACCCAGGAATACTACGACGTACCGTTCCTCGGCCCGGCGCTGGAAGTGCACTACGACCTGCAGTCCGGCCGCTACATCGCGATGAACATCAAGAACGAGGACGACTCGGGCTATCACGCGGTCAAGCGCAACGACTCCGACTTCACGCCGAGCACCCTGCGCGACAAGGGCAAGCGTTGA
- a CDS encoding AraC family transcriptional regulator, which produces MTDSIRTPGSGHHIGLSAFESTTATRLPRRAPRSRPARECSARGRLHRQATMASGWVKVIRRALDAAGCDGAALCRQARLDLSLLNDVNARYPADRVTHLWHLAREATGDSCFGLQVASHVTQTTFHALGYTLIASANLKEAFERVARHSRVTTDEAETRFERIGDEYHLSFHLYEHLPQPAHESLDAFVSAYVRMCRSQLGRDFSPLRIEMQRPEPHDSERYYRILRTPLVFRAPITRIVFDWRSMEIPLASADAELASHNDAIVLRWLARLDKEDIVARVKGALVDCLPHGEPSQEVIADSLHMSARSLQRKLADESTTYTEVMDMMRRELALSYLRDPGQSISTVTFRLGFSDTSSFTRAFRRWTGSAPSAWKAQLASVA; this is translated from the coding sequence GTGACCGACAGTATTCGAACACCGGGTTCCGGACACCACATCGGCTTGTCCGCCTTTGAATCCACCACCGCAACACGACTCCCAAGGCGCGCGCCGCGTTCGCGTCCTGCTCGTGAATGCAGCGCACGCGGCCGCCTGCACCGCCAGGCCACGATGGCCAGCGGCTGGGTCAAGGTGATCCGTCGCGCCCTGGACGCGGCAGGCTGTGACGGTGCGGCCCTGTGCCGGCAGGCCCGGCTCGACCTGAGCCTGCTCAATGACGTCAATGCGCGTTACCCGGCGGATCGCGTCACCCATCTCTGGCATCTGGCGCGCGAGGCGACCGGCGATTCCTGCTTCGGCCTGCAGGTTGCCAGCCACGTGACGCAGACCACGTTCCATGCGCTGGGCTACACCCTGATCGCCAGTGCCAACCTGAAGGAGGCTTTCGAGCGCGTGGCTCGGCACTCACGCGTGACCACCGACGAGGCTGAAACCCGGTTCGAGCGGATCGGCGACGAATATCACCTGAGCTTTCACCTCTACGAGCATCTGCCGCAGCCGGCACATGAATCGCTGGATGCCTTCGTGTCGGCCTATGTGCGGATGTGCCGTTCGCAACTGGGCAGGGACTTTTCGCCGCTGCGTATCGAGATGCAGCGCCCCGAACCGCACGACAGCGAGCGCTATTACCGGATACTGCGGACACCGCTGGTATTCCGAGCACCGATCACGCGGATCGTGTTCGACTGGCGCAGCATGGAGATTCCGCTGGCTTCCGCGGACGCCGAGTTGGCCAGCCACAACGACGCCATCGTGCTGCGCTGGCTGGCACGGCTCGACAAGGAAGACATCGTGGCCCGCGTGAAGGGGGCGCTGGTCGATTGTCTGCCGCATGGCGAGCCCTCGCAGGAAGTGATTGCCGATTCCTTGCACATGAGCGCGCGTAGTCTGCAGCGCAAGCTGGCCGACGAAAGCACGACCTATACGGAAGTAATGGACATGATGCGACGCGAACTCGCCCTGTCCTATCTTCGCGATCCGGGCCAAAGCATCAGCACCGTGACGTTTCGCCTGGGCTTTTCGGATACCAGCAGTTTCACGCGCGCGTTCCGCCGCTGGACCGGCAGCGCGCCCAGCGCCTGGAAGGCGCAGTTGGCCAGCGTGGCCTGA
- a CDS encoding ribonucleoside-diphosphate reductase subunit alpha, translated as MHTDSSQTQPTPTPSPAQSHGAGAGAAELAATAPGGIRVIRRNGKVTNFEPGKINRAMTKAFLAVEGGSAAASSRVRETAAALTEQVVAAVTRNQSGGGTIHIEDVQDQVELALMRAGEHKVARAYVLYREERARERAAEKAANPDSATAAVIHVKRDDGALVPLDDTRIRRLVGEACEDQSGTKPDEILAAALRDLYDGIPEHELSQALTLAARARIEKEPNYTYVSARLLLDALRHEALKFLGMAETRPTAEEMKALYPAYFREYIHKAAELELVDSKLCLFDLDRLGKALLGDRDGNFDYLGMQTLYDRYFIHSNKTRIELPQAFFMRVAMGLAMNEIDREARAIEFYELLSSFDFMSSTPTLFNSGTLRPQLSSCYLTQVPDDLDGIFGAIKDNALLSKFAGGLGNDWTPVRGMGGYIKGTNGKSNGVVPFLKVANDTAVAVNQGGKRKGAVCGYLETWHRDIEEFLELRKNTGDDRRRTHDMNTANWVPDLFLKRVMQNAQWTLFSPEETPDLHDLVGSAFETRYEWYEKEADEGRIGNYRRIPATQLWRKMLSMLFETGHPWITFKDPCNLRSPQQHVGVVHSSNLCTEITLNTKANQEIAVCNLGSVNLPAHITPDGKLDKAKLEKTINTAMRMLDNVIEYNYYSVATARNSNLRHRPVGLGVMGFNDALYKLRVPYESDDAVRFADYSMEAISYYTIKASSDLAFERGRYSSYEGSLWSQGVLPIDSVGILAEARGNEYLQQDVALSGAFDWDSLRQQVRTVGIRNSNCMAIAPTATIANITGVSQSIEPTYQNLYVKSNLSGEFTVVNEYLVNDLKALGLWDEVMVHDLKYFDGSVQPIDRIPDEIKQLYKCAFEIDAKVLVDAGSRRQKWIDQAQSLNLYMSQPSGKKLDELYKHAWLSGLKTTYYLRTMGATHAEKTTITDNRLNKVGSGAEGGVSARPAVAAPSPEPGLSAATDVGGAKVCSILDPECEACQ; from the coding sequence ATGCACACCGATTCCAGCCAGACCCAGCCGACCCCGACCCCGTCGCCCGCCCAGTCGCACGGTGCCGGAGCCGGTGCCGCCGAGCTTGCGGCCACCGCTCCCGGCGGCATTCGCGTAATTCGTCGCAATGGGAAAGTCACCAATTTCGAACCCGGCAAGATCAACCGCGCCATGACCAAGGCCTTTCTGGCCGTGGAAGGCGGCTCCGCCGCGGCCAGCTCGCGCGTGCGCGAAACCGCCGCCGCGCTGACCGAGCAAGTGGTAGCTGCGGTGACCCGCAACCAGTCCGGCGGCGGCACCATTCACATCGAGGACGTGCAGGACCAGGTGGAGCTGGCGCTGATGCGCGCCGGCGAACACAAGGTAGCGCGCGCCTACGTGCTGTATCGCGAGGAACGCGCCCGCGAGCGCGCCGCCGAAAAGGCCGCCAACCCGGACAGCGCGACTGCGGCCGTGATTCACGTCAAGCGCGACGACGGCGCGCTGGTGCCGCTGGACGACACCCGCATCCGCCGCCTGGTCGGCGAAGCCTGCGAAGACCAGTCCGGCACCAAGCCCGATGAAATTCTGGCGGCCGCGCTGCGCGATCTCTACGACGGCATTCCCGAGCACGAGCTGTCGCAGGCGCTGACCCTGGCGGCACGCGCGCGCATCGAAAAGGAACCGAACTACACCTATGTGTCCGCGCGCCTGCTGCTGGACGCGCTGCGCCACGAGGCCCTGAAGTTCCTGGGCATGGCGGAAACCCGCCCCACGGCCGAGGAGATGAAGGCGCTGTACCCGGCCTATTTCCGCGAGTACATCCACAAGGCTGCCGAGCTGGAACTGGTGGATTCGAAGCTATGCCTGTTCGACCTGGACCGCCTGGGCAAGGCGCTGCTGGGCGACCGTGACGGCAACTTCGACTACCTCGGCATGCAGACGCTGTACGACCGCTACTTCATCCACAGCAACAAGACCCGCATCGAACTGCCGCAGGCCTTCTTCATGCGCGTGGCGATGGGGCTGGCGATGAACGAGATCGACCGCGAAGCGCGCGCCATCGAGTTCTACGAGCTGCTGTCGTCCTTCGACTTCATGAGCAGCACGCCGACGCTGTTCAATTCCGGAACCTTGCGCCCGCAGCTGTCGAGCTGTTATCTGACCCAGGTGCCGGACGATCTGGACGGCATCTTCGGCGCGATCAAGGACAACGCCCTGCTCTCCAAGTTTGCCGGCGGTCTCGGCAACGACTGGACGCCGGTGCGCGGCATGGGCGGCTACATCAAGGGCACCAACGGCAAGTCCAATGGCGTGGTGCCGTTTTTGAAAGTGGCCAACGATACGGCGGTAGCTGTGAATCAGGGAGGAAAACGCAAGGGCGCAGTCTGCGGCTACCTGGAAACCTGGCACCGCGACATCGAGGAATTCCTCGAACTGCGCAAGAACACCGGCGACGACCGCCGCCGCACCCATGACATGAACACCGCCAACTGGGTGCCGGACCTGTTCCTCAAGCGCGTGATGCAGAACGCGCAGTGGACGCTGTTCTCCCCGGAGGAAACCCCGGACCTGCACGACCTCGTCGGCAGCGCCTTCGAAACCCGCTACGAGTGGTACGAGAAGGAAGCGGACGAAGGCCGCATCGGCAACTACCGGCGCATTCCGGCCACGCAGCTGTGGCGCAAGATGCTGTCCATGCTGTTCGAAACCGGGCATCCCTGGATCACCTTCAAGGACCCGTGCAACCTGCGCAGCCCGCAGCAGCACGTGGGCGTGGTGCACAGCTCCAACCTGTGCACGGAAATCACGCTCAACACCAAGGCCAATCAGGAAATCGCGGTCTGCAACCTGGGCTCGGTCAACCTGCCGGCGCACATCACGCCGGACGGCAAGCTCGACAAGGCCAAGCTCGAGAAGACCATCAACACCGCGATGCGCATGCTCGACAACGTCATCGAGTACAACTACTACTCGGTAGCCACGGCACGCAATTCCAACCTGCGCCACCGTCCGGTGGGCCTGGGCGTGATGGGCTTCAACGACGCCCTGTACAAGCTGCGCGTGCCCTACGAGTCCGACGACGCCGTGCGCTTCGCCGACTACTCGATGGAAGCGATCAGCTACTACACGATCAAGGCCTCCAGCGATCTGGCCTTCGAGCGCGGCCGCTATTCCAGCTACGAGGGTTCACTGTGGAGCCAGGGCGTGCTGCCGATCGATTCGGTGGGCATTCTTGCCGAGGCGCGCGGCAACGAATACCTGCAGCAGGACGTGGCGCTGTCCGGCGCCTTCGACTGGGATTCCCTGCGCCAGCAGGTCCGGACCGTGGGCATCCGCAACAGCAACTGCATGGCCATCGCACCGACCGCGACCATCGCCAACATCACCGGCGTGAGCCAGTCGATCGAGCCGACCTACCAGAACCTGTACGTCAAATCGAATCTCTCCGGCGAGTTCACGGTGGTCAACGAATACCTGGTCAACGACCTCAAGGCGCTCGGCCTGTGGGACGAAGTCATGGTGCACGACCTCAAGTACTTCGACGGTTCGGTGCAGCCGATCGACCGCATTCCGGACGAGATCAAGCAGCTTTACAAGTGCGCGTTCGAGATCGATGCCAAGGTGCTGGTCGACGCCGGCAGCCGCCGCCAGAAGTGGATCGACCAGGCGCAGTCGCTGAACCTGTACATGAGCCAACCCAGCGGCAAGAAGCTGGACGAACTGTACAAGCACGCCTGGCTGTCCGGCCTCAAGACCACCTACTACCTGCGCACCATGGGCGCCACCCACGCCGAGAAGACCACCATCACCGACAACCGTCTGAACAAGGTCGGTTCCGGTGCGGAGGGCGGCGTCAGCGCCAGGCCGGCCGTGGCTGCGCCCTCACCGGAACCCGGGCTGAGCGCGGCCACGGACGTGGGCGGCGCCAAGGTCTGCTCGATCCTCGATCCCGAGTGCGAGGCCTGCCAGTAA
- a CDS encoding IS66 family transposase — MLADVTSVAQRVRPPKAPNECGALPSGFLAWARNLKRLLQQTCAVVSRRKRKKLNGREYAKLQKLYRNILTRGDKELPPIPPRQNGKRGRIAKSDAHKLWERLSDHESAVLLFAKESHVAFTNNRAERELCMSKVKRNVSGCFRNRAYAQAYVCRAIALWQADTPHNGRVTVTVC; from the coding sequence GTGCTTGCCGACGTGACCAGTGTCGCCCAAAGGGTCCGGCCACCGAAAGCCCCGAATGAATGTGGAGCGCTCCCGAGCGGGTTCCTTGCCTGGGCGAGAAACCTCAAGCGCCTGCTGCAACAGACCTGCGCGGTGGTCTCCAGGCGCAAACGGAAAAAGCTCAACGGCCGCGAATACGCGAAACTCCAGAAACTCTACCGCAACATCCTGACCCGGGGCGACAAGGAACTCCCGCCGATTCCCCCACGGCAGAACGGCAAGCGCGGCCGAATCGCCAAATCAGATGCCCACAAGCTGTGGGAACGACTGAGCGACCATGAGAGCGCCGTCCTGCTGTTTGCCAAAGAGTCTCATGTCGCGTTTACCAACAATCGTGCCGAGCGTGAGCTGTGCATGAGCAAGGTCAAGCGGAATGTCTCCGGTTGCTTCCGCAACCGGGCGTACGCCCAAGCCTACGTCTGCCGTGCAATCGCCCTTTGGCAGGCCGACACGCCGCATAACGGCCGCGTAACGGTGACAGTTTGCTGA
- a CDS encoding SDR family oxidoreductase, with protein MITVFGATGTTGAPLVDTLLTKGAKVRAVTSDPAKVATLKAKGCEAVTANFTDPAALERACAGADKIYLVTPAHLDMRQWKANAIAAAKAAGVQYVVLATGLGASPKAGLTFGKWHSETQELLKESGLDWTFVQPTYFMQNLLWQAGSIAKDGVYYDDLGGPVAWIDARDIAEVAAEALTGPGHQGKGYGLTGPEALTGEDVAAVLSEVTGQSIRCAPLSADDAKAAMMAGGMQEEIAGAMVELASIAPKGYLAGIDTTVSDVLGRPARRFRDFVAEHRDAFVQ; from the coding sequence ATGATCACCGTCTTCGGAGCCACCGGCACCACCGGCGCCCCCCTTGTCGATACCCTTCTGACAAAGGGCGCCAAGGTGCGCGCTGTCACCAGCGATCCGGCCAAGGTCGCTACTCTCAAGGCCAAGGGATGCGAGGCCGTCACCGCGAATTTCACCGACCCCGCCGCGCTGGAACGTGCTTGCGCCGGGGCGGACAAGATCTATCTGGTCACGCCCGCGCATCTGGACATGCGCCAGTGGAAAGCCAACGCGATCGCGGCGGCAAAGGCCGCAGGCGTTCAATATGTGGTTCTGGCCACCGGGCTTGGTGCGTCGCCCAAGGCGGGGCTGACCTTTGGCAAGTGGCATTCCGAAACCCAGGAATTGCTGAAGGAAAGCGGCCTTGACTGGACCTTCGTCCAGCCGACCTATTTCATGCAGAACCTGCTGTGGCAGGCTGGCAGCATCGCGAAGGACGGGGTGTATTACGACGATCTGGGCGGCCCCGTGGCCTGGATCGACGCCCGTGACATCGCCGAAGTCGCCGCCGAGGCGCTGACCGGCCCGGGCCACCAGGGCAAGGGCTATGGCTTGACCGGCCCCGAGGCTCTTACCGGCGAAGATGTCGCCGCTGTCCTTTCCGAGGTGACCGGACAATCCATCAGATGTGCGCCGCTGTCGGCCGATGACGCCAAGGCGGCCATGATGGCCGGCGGGATGCAGGAAGAGATCGCCGGAGCCATGGTGGAACTGGCCTCCATCGCCCCCAAGGGCTATCTCGCGGGTATCGATACCACGGTCAGCGACGTGCTCGGACGCCCGGCGCGCCGCTTTCGCGATTTCGTCGCCGAGCATCGGGATGCCTTCGTCCAATGA